In Sphingomonas sp. LT1P40, the DNA window AGACCGCGAGGTCGATCCCGTCCGATCCGCCATAGGCGCGGGGGTTCATATAAGCCGCCTGCGGCATGGCGAAGGCGATGATATTGAGCAGCAATATGCCCATCACGGCGACGCCGCGCACGGTGTCGAGCGTCAGAATGCGGTCTGTAGCTGGCGTCATCGGTTAGTCCCCCGTGTTGGGAGCGCAATACAGCAGTCGCGTTCGTCCTGCTAGCGCCGTGCGATCAGGGCGATGGGGATGCCGACCAGCACGATGTGGAAGGCAAGCTGGGTGCCGATGCCGAGCGCCGTGGACGGGAAGATGCCGAAGCGCAGCGGTACGACGATCAGGTTCATCTCGATATAGGTGACGAGGCCGTAGATCGTGCCCCAGGGTATCGGGTGCGCCTTCAGCCGGGGCATGCGGTTGGCGGCAAGGACGAACGCGGCGGCCATCACCGCCATCAGCGCGAAATGGACCGCGAGGCCGAGAATTGCGCCGGACGCGCCCCAACCGGTTGCGCCGGGAAACGGCCCGGACGCGACGTAGCGCAGCATGGCATCGACCGGTCGCCCGTAGAAGAGCGTAAGCCCCATCGCGGCGAGGATATCGAGCGTCCCCGCGACCAGCGTGGCGACGCCAATGCGTCTGGCGGTGGTCCAATTCTGCATATTGCCCCCTTGTCTATTCGCCCCGGCCACGCAGCTCCTTGCGGATCATCAGCTTAAGGCCCGACCAGATCTCGTCCACCGCGCAGACCTTCACATCGACGAGGCCGAGTGGCAGCGCCACCGCGCGGATCACATCCTCGGTGATGTCGGTCGGGACTTTCGACGCCTTTTTGGGCCAGGAAGCCCAGATGAAACCGCTCGGCGAGATCAGCTGGCGCAGCGCCCCTAGCTCGCGGTCGAGCGTGGCCCGATCGGTGACGAATATATGTGCGGCGTCGATCCCGGCGCAGGGGGCGGCAAGCAACTCCAGCCCCAGCGCGTCGAGACCGATCCCGGCCCGCACGTCGGGTGGCATATCGAGGACGAACATACGCATGCCGGGTTTGAGGCCGAGTTTGTCGGCGAGCGGGGTGGTCGAATAGCCGACGGTCACTGGGGTGGTCCTCTCCGACGAGCAGGACCGCAAGGTGGCACAAATCGATGCCACAGGAAATGAAGTGTTGTGGCCGTGACGCGACCAGGCTGTCCGCACAGCCCCGGGGTGCGATAGCGTGCGGCTCCGGACCCGGCTGAGGTTCTTCCCGAAGCCGATATATCCCAAGCCTGACTAGGCGAGGGCGGCGTCGGGACCCATTAGCGCGGGGAAGAAGCCTTCATGCGCTTCCCGCAGATCGGCGATGGTGACGCTCCAGTCGCCTTCGTCGAGTTCGAAGATCAGGCGGTCCTTGATCGTGCGGCCGAGCGGGTCGGCGGGCACGTCGGCGGCGGACGAGGCGGTGAGGAATTCGGTCAATGCTTCGTCGGGGACGGTGACGAGGTAAAGGCCCTGATCCTCACCGAAGAACGACCCGGCAACACCGAAAGGCTGAGCCTGATCGATCGTCACACCTATGCCGGACGCCAGCGCCATTTCGGCGAGGGTCACGGCCATGCCGCCGTCGGATACGTCATGGACGGCGTTGACCAGCCCCTTGTCGATGCAGGCACGGATGAAATCGCCGGTGCGCTTTTCGGCGCGCAGGTCGACGGGTGGTGGTGGACCTTCTTCGCGGCCGTGGATTTCACGGAGCCAGATCGACTGGCCGAGATGGCCGCCGCGCTCACCGACCGCGAAAACGGCGTCGCCGGTGTTCTTGAAGGCGATGGTCATCGACTTCGACCAGTCGGCGAGGATGCCGACGCCGCCGATAGCGGGGGTGGGAAGGATCGCGGAGCCGCCGCCGGTCGCCTTGGATTCATTGTAGAGCGAGACGTTGCCGGAGACGATCGGGTAATTCAGCGCGCGGCAGGCGTCGCCCATGCCCTCAAGGCAGCCGACGATCTGGCCCATGATTTCCGGGCGCTGCGGATTGGCGAAGTTGAGGCAGTTGGTGATCGCGAGCGGGGTCGCGCCGACGGCGGTGAGGTTGCGCCACGTTTCGGCGACCGCCTGCTTGCCGCCCTCGACCGGGTCGGCGAAGCAATAGCGCGGGGTGCAATCGGTGGTGATCGCGAGACCCTTTTGCGTTCCGTGGACGCGGACGACGGCGGCGTCGCCACCGGGGCGCTGGACGGTGTCGGCACCGACCATGTGGTCATACTGCTCCCAGATCCAGCGACGGCTGGCGATATCGGGGGAGGCCATCAGCTTGAGCAGATCGGCGGCGATGTCGGTTGATTCCGGCTCATCGGTCAGGTCGGCGGGCTTGGGTGTAGGCACGTGCGGGCGGTCGTAAAGCGGGGCTTCGTCGGCAAGCGGGGCGAGCGGGATGTCGGCGACCACATCGCCTTTCCATTTGAGCACCATGCGGCCCGTCTCGGTGACGGTGCCGATGACGGCGAAGTCGAGTTCCCATTTGCGGAAGATCGCTTCGGCGAAATCCTCACGTCCGGGTTTCAGGACCATGAGCATGCGTTCCTGACTCTCGGACAGCATCATTTCGTACGGCGTCATGCCGGTTTCGCGTTGCGGCACGTCGTCCATGATCAGTTCGATGCCGACGCCGCCCTTCGACGCCATTTCGACACTGGAGGAGGTCAGGCCCGCCGCGCCCATGTCCTGAATCGCGACGATCGCGTCGGACGCCATCAGCTCAAGGCACGCCTCGATCAGCAGTTTTTCGGTGAAGGGATCGCCGACCTGAACGGTGGGGCGCTTGGCATCGGCGTCCTCGCCGAAATCGGCGCTGGCCATGGTCGCGCCGTGGATGCCGTCGCGACCGGTCTTCGAGCCGACATAGACGATCGAGTTGCCGACGCCGGAGGCGGCGCTGTAGAAAATCTTGTCCTGTTGCGCGACGCCGACCGTCATCGCGTTGACCAGGATGTTGCCGTCATAGGCCTTGTGGAAATTGACTTCGCCGCCGACCGTGGGGACGCCAACGCAATTGCCGTATCCGCCGATGCCGTGGACGACCCCCGCGATCAGGTGCTTCATCTTGGGGTGGTCGGGGCGGCCGAAGCGCAGTGCGTTCATATTGGCGATCGGGCGTGCGCCCATCGTGAACACGTCGCGCAGGATCCCACCGACGCCGGTCGCCGCGCCCTGATAGGGTTCGATGTAGCTCGGGTGGTTGTGGCTCTCCATCTTGAAGATCGCCGCCTGGCCGTCGCCGATGTCGATGACGCCGGCATTCTCGCCGGGACCGCAGATCACCCAGGGGGCTTCGGTGGGCAATTTCTTCAAGTGGATGCGGCTGGATTTATAGCTGCAATGTTCCGACCACATGACCGAGAAGATGCCGAGTTCGGTGATGTTCGGCTCACGCCCCATCGCGTGCAGGACGCGCTCGTATTCCTCTGGGGACAGGCCGTGTTCGGCGACGATCTCTGGCGTGATCTGAGTCATGGCGCGCGCATAGCGGGACGGTGCGGCAACATCAAACGCGCAAGCAGCGGTTCAGCAGGTTTGTGCGTTTAGGCATGCATGACGGCGATGATCCTATCCAACCGGCGGCAACGCATCGGCGGCGCGGCGGCGGCGCTGGCAGTGACGGGCGTGATGGGCGTGGCGCTGGTGCTGGGTCTGGCGGTGCGGTCTGGCGTGCTCGACGATGACGCGGAGATGGCATTGTTCTCGGTCGCGCCGGAGCGGGTGAAGCCGAAGGTGCGGACCGAGCGGATGAAGCAGCGGAACACGCGGCCATCGGGGGCGGCGGCTCCGCCCAATTTGCGATCGCGCGCGACCGAGTTGGAGATCCCGAAACCACTGGTGCCGATCGTGCTGCCATCGCTGATGACGCTGGCGGAGAAGGCGGCGGACGGGGCGCAGGCGACGAGCGGGGCGGCGCTGGTGGCGGGACCGGGGACCGGGGCAGGCGGCGTTGGGGATGGCTTTGGTGGCGGCGGGGACGGCGATGGCGACGGGGCGGGCGATCCCGATGCGGTCGGGCCGCGCCAGACCGGCGGGCGGATTCGCGATTCGGATTATCCCGAGGATCTGTCGGAGGCCGGGATCGGCGGCTTGGTCACTGTCCTGTACGTGGTCGAGGTTAATGGCCGTGTGCCGGAATGCGAGGTGCTGAAATCGAGCGGGACGCCGCGGCTGGATGCGCTGACCTGCCGATTGATCCGCGAGCGGTTCAAGTTCAGGCCCTCCAAAGATGGGCGGGGGCGGGCGGTGCCGTCACGCATTCAGGAAAATCATGAATGGGTGCCGCCAGTGCTGGAGCCCTAGCTGCGACGGAATCGCCGCAACAAGCCGCCCTTGGTCATCGCTTCCACCACGTCCTCGTCGCCCGAATCGAGCACCTGATTTTCCGCCAGCCATTTCTCGACCGCGTCGAGATCGGGCACGGGATAGTCACGCAATGTGCGGCCGCTGGTGCGCAGCGATTCGATCGCGGCGATCAGCGATCCGGTTTCGGCAATGCGGTTGGCGACGGTGAGCGTGTCGGTGCCGAGATGCTCGGCGATCAGGCTGTTGCGGATCGCGGCAATGCGCGCGGCGCTGGCATCGTCAGTCGCGGCGAGTGCGACGTCGCATTCGGTGTCGAGGCCGAGCGAGCGATTGTTGAAATT includes these proteins:
- the purL gene encoding phosphoribosylformylglycinamidine synthase subunit PurL codes for the protein MTQITPEIVAEHGLSPEEYERVLHAMGREPNITELGIFSVMWSEHCSYKSSRIHLKKLPTEAPWVICGPGENAGVIDIGDGQAAIFKMESHNHPSYIEPYQGAATGVGGILRDVFTMGARPIANMNALRFGRPDHPKMKHLIAGVVHGIGGYGNCVGVPTVGGEVNFHKAYDGNILVNAMTVGVAQQDKIFYSAASGVGNSIVYVGSKTGRDGIHGATMASADFGEDADAKRPTVQVGDPFTEKLLIEACLELMASDAIVAIQDMGAAGLTSSSVEMASKGGVGIELIMDDVPQRETGMTPYEMMLSESQERMLMVLKPGREDFAEAIFRKWELDFAVIGTVTETGRMVLKWKGDVVADIPLAPLADEAPLYDRPHVPTPKPADLTDEPESTDIAADLLKLMASPDIASRRWIWEQYDHMVGADTVQRPGGDAAVVRVHGTQKGLAITTDCTPRYCFADPVEGGKQAVAETWRNLTAVGATPLAITNCLNFANPQRPEIMGQIVGCLEGMGDACRALNYPIVSGNVSLYNESKATGGGSAILPTPAIGGVGILADWSKSMTIAFKNTGDAVFAVGERGGHLGQSIWLREIHGREEGPPPPVDLRAEKRTGDFIRACIDKGLVNAVHDVSDGGMAVTLAEMALASGIGVTIDQAQPFGVAGSFFGEDQGLYLVTVPDEALTEFLTASSAADVPADPLGRTIKDRLIFELDEGDWSVTIADLREAHEGFFPALMGPDAALA
- a CDS encoding energy transducer TonB; amino-acid sequence: MTAMILSNRRQRIGGAAAALAVTGVMGVALVLGLAVRSGVLDDDAEMALFSVAPERVKPKVRTERMKQRNTRPSGAAAPPNLRSRATELEIPKPLVPIVLPSLMTLAEKAADGAQATSGAALVAGPGTGAGGVGDGFGGGGDGDGDGAGDPDAVGPRQTGGRIRDSDYPEDLSEAGIGGLVTVLYVVEVNGRVPECEVLKSSGTPRLDALTCRLIRERFKFRPSKDGRGRAVPSRIQENHEWVPPVLEP